The following are encoded in a window of Podospora pseudoanserina strain CBS 124.78 chromosome 6, whole genome shotgun sequence genomic DNA:
- the DAP1 gene encoding Dihydrodipicolinate synthase (BUSCO:EOG09264Z3D; COG:S; EggNog:ENOG503P5DZ): MDYVQQRVAQEAAKAEGASPSSSFFTPLNIIVLLFVLYATYSFLRPTPPPALPKEEPAVVFKTFTPRTLLPYNGENNMPVYLAVKGRVFDVTRGRNFYGPGGPYANFAGRDASRGLAKGSFDEDMLTKDLDGPLDTLADLNQEELEAMAGWEERFLEKYLVVGKLVAVGEEEKEE, from the exons ATGGACTACGTTCAACAGAGAGTGGCCCAAGAGGCAGCCAAGGCAGAGGGCGCTTCGCCCAG ctcctccttcttcacccccctcaacatcatcgtcctcctctttgtTCTCTACGCGACCTACAGCTTCCTTAggccaacccctccccccgctcTCCCCAAGGAGGAACCAGCAGTCGTCTTCAAGACATTCACCCCACGAACACTTCTACCGTACAATGGCGAGAACAACATGCCCGTCTATCTCGCTGTGAAGGGCCGTGTTTTCGACGTGACTCGCGGACGGAACTTTTATGGTCCTGGCGGCCCCTATGCCAACTTTGCTGGCCGCGATGCCTCCCGTGGGTTGGCCAAGGGTAGCTTTGACGAGGATATGCTGACCAAGGATCTGGATGGGCCGCTGGATACACTTGCCGATCTGAATCAGGAGGAACTGGAGGCTATGGCTGGGTGGGAAGAGAGATTTTTGGAGAAGTACCTGGTTGTTGGAAAGCTagttgctgttggggaagaggagaaggaggagtag
- a CDS encoding hypothetical protein (EggNog:ENOG503P2UM; COG:S), translated as MSTPTPYKQIRALHTPRTITLYQAYNHPIASAAVSAQSLTASPLFKTTRMTWIKPSWAWMLYRSGYSFKDANQSRILALTMSHEDFLWLLSQGVVSHRSPEEKGDQGGKKLGGVRIQWDPERDVKMERLGYRSIQIGIPGGEVCERWVGMVKKIEDVTDKARELKRVIDERPEVTAGVLKEMGLVPEEKVFEIEDEEVRKRLGMDWPVEPE; from the coding sequence AtgtccacccccaccccctacAAACAAATCCGCGCCCTCCACACCCCTCGAACAATAACCCTCTACCAAGCCTACAACCACCCcatcgcctccgccgccgtctcTGCTCAATccctcaccgcctcccccctcttcaaaaCAACCCGCATGACCTGGATCAAGCCCTCCTGGGCCTGGATGCTCTACCGCTCTGGTTACTCGTTCAAAGACGCCAACCAATCCCGCATTCTGGCGCTCACAATGTCACACGAGGATTTCCTTTGGCTGCTTTCCCAGGGTGTGGTTTCCCACCGAAGCccagaggagaagggtgatCAAGGGGGGAAGAAGCTGGGGGGTGTGAGGATACAGTGGGATCCGGAGAGGGAtgtcaagatggagaggttggggtaCAGGAGTATCCAGATTGGGATTCCGGGCGGGGAGGTCTGTGAGAGATGGGTcgggatggtgaagaagattgaggatGTTACTGACAAGGCGAGAGAGTTGAAAAGAGTGATTGATGAGAGACCGGAGGTAACGGcgggggtgttgaaggagatggggttggtgccggaggagaaggtgtttgagattgaggatgaggaggtgaggaaaCGGCTGGGGATGGATTGGCCGGTTGAGCCTGAGTAA
- a CDS encoding hypothetical protein (COG:S; EggNog:ENOG503NY7M) produces MAVGQLPKSSSDPEISSTRPARPKFHHRCTNDRIREGSGTPPLFFSMTGKIRKDRKSVFREVGLDTEEPSGPYFSEHEFGEITGLASPTSTHRPDTAQGNTSDDGKDDTEQRQPRDERDEAESPTSPSQKPWYSRLTPGRRPRVRTASSAPPPSVSSFTRLSTIALLIAVVIPAFSYYKGAEEVAPLAGADAGVIYYRDIKPGPILETRADSPTKACKRWAHQTAQLNGTLYIYGGQASNTPDQTYDNWNNNLLVLDLTRSWDITSPSLRGLPQPSGPPAVSLGYLWNDYNNLYLYGGQFSDKPVADVPPLSIWRYSIKSQSWDEFKNPKTTAGNYSTDADIPLERAAEGAGISVPELGLSWYFGGHLDSHTTPGWSIHVPRLYLKSLLEFTHPGYVNDGLRIDGAGSEGAFRNITEGGLQVQDAFSERGDAALVFVPGWGERGILIGLAGGRVGGDLIDDLRTLDVFDIETSEWYHQETTGEAPRVRVNLCAVVASAPDASSFQIYVYGGQDLEETQTQYNDMYILSIPAFTWIKAPSFSSSSTAPKARAGHTCNLRDGQIIVLGGYTGASTPCESPGIWVFNASSLTWSSRFNSLDHPPDISPENSVLGASYGYTVPDPVAEVIGGSPSGGATVSQPLVGKPTAGPFATGKPPIWTLPGSTATVTAWGPDATSTVPPGSDPQSPDSNNSNNNNAESRKGGLIAAGVIAALAGLAALYLGYCAWLYRRQVKAYRSHLAVANRYSGPAGASTGTFSGLAAFFGGGRKGSKKSNKSGSNHGTVVTEKERYYPSNRMSTSTTDSLFATSSGAGGVEPRTMFDDDDGAHHDLGVPQRPGQWWRDQEGGQGSSQTAVNTTASGPSGASPGDHIPDEEVGMGKKVERRGSTSGESASSTERLLEGQEPSFFSVVMKPRRALRVVNGLEGEVTSA; encoded by the exons ATGGCCGTCGGCCAACTACCGAAGAGCTCTTCGGACCCTGAAATATCCTCAACCCGCCCCGCCAGGCCCAAGTTCCACCACAGATGCACCAATGATCGAATTCGCGAAGGCTCAGGAACGCCGCCGTTATTCTTCTCCATGACCGGAAAGATTCGAAAAGATCGCAAGTCGGTGTTTAGGGAGGTTGGCTTGGACACGGAGGAGCCCAGCGGTCCCTATTTCAGCGAGCACGAGTTTGGAGAAATCACGGGACTCGCCTCACCAACAAGCACACATCGACCAGACACCGCGCAGGGAAATACGAGTGACGATGGGAAGGACGATACTGAACAGCGGCAACCACGAGACGAGCGAGACGAAGCCGagtcaccaacatcaccatcacagaAGCCGTGGTACTCGAGGTTGACGCCTGGTCGACGGCCGAGAGTGAGGACAGCATCAAGTGCGCCACCTCCCAGCGTTTCTAGCTTCACGCGACTTTCCACGATTGCACTGCTTATTGCTGTGGTAATTCCTGCGTTTAGTTATTACAAGGGTGCTGAGGAGGTTGCGCCGCTTGCTGGTGCCGACGCCGGCGTGATCTACTATCGAGATATCAAGCCCGGGCCGATACTCGAGACGAGGGCTGACAGCCCAACCAAAGCGTGCAAGCGATGGGCTCATCAGA CCGCCCAGCTGAACGGGACTTTGTACATCTACGGCGGCCAGGCATCGAATACGCCCGACCAGACATATGACAATTGGA AtaacaacctcctcgtcctcgacctGACCCGCAGCTGGGACatcacctctccctccctccgcgGCCTCCCCCAGCCCTCCGGTCCCCCCGCAGTATCCCTAGGCTACCTCTGGAACGACTACAACAACCTCTACCTCTACGGCGGGCAATTCTCAGACAAACCGGTCGCAGACGTCCCTCCGCTTTCCATCTGGCGCTACTCAATCAAGTCCCAGTCCTGGGACGAGTTCAAAAACCCAAAGACAACCGCGGGGAATTATTCCACCGACGCTGACATCCCCCTTGAGCGCGCCGCCGAAGGAGCTGGTATCTCTGTGCCTgagttggggttgagttggTATTTTGGTGGACATCTAGACAGCCACACCACACCTGGATGGTCGATACATGTGCCGAGGCTGTACCTGAAGAGTTTGTTGGAGTTTACCCACCCGGGATATGTGAATGACGGGTTGAGGATTGATGGGGCGGGGAGTGAGGGTGCGTTTAGGAATATTACCGAGGGAGGGTTGCAGGTGCAGGATGCCTTCTCGGAACGGGGAGATGCGGCGCTGGTGTTTGTGCCAGgctggggagagagggggatATTGATTGGTTTGGCGGGAGGGAGAGTGGGAGGGGACCTGATTGATGATTTGAGGACGCTGGATGTTTTTGACATCGAGACGTCGGAGTGGTATCATCAGGAGACGACTGGGGAGgcgccgagggtgagggtgaatCTTTGTGCGGTCGTGGCGAGCGCGCCGGATGCGAGTAGCTTTCAGATCTATGTGTATGGTGGTCAAGATCTTGAG GAAACACAAACCCAGTACAACGACATGtacatcctctccatccccgcCTTCACCTGGATCAAAGCCCCCtcgttctcctcctcctccaccgcgcCCAAAGCCCGCGCCGGCCACACCTGCAACCTCCGCGACGGCCAAATCATTGTTCTGGGAGGCTACACCGGCGCCTCCACCCCATGCGAATCCCCTGGCATCTGGGtcttcaacgcctcctccctcacctggTCTTCCCGCTTCAACTCCCTCGATCACCCCCCGGACATCTCCCCCGAGAACTCCGTTTTAGGCGCCTCCTACGGGTACACCGTCCCCGACCCCGTAGCAGAAGTAATCGGCGGCTCCCCCTCCGGCGGCGCAACAGTCTCCCAACCCCTAGTCGGTAAACCCACCGCCGGCCCCTTCGCCACCGGCAAACCCCCCATCTGGACACTCCCAGGTAGCACAGCAACCGTAACCGCCTGGGGCCCCGACgcaacctccaccgtccccccCGGCTCCGACCCCCAATCTcccgacagcaacaacagcaacaataACAATGCCGAATCCCGAAAAGGAGGCCTCATCGCAGCAGGCGTCATCGCCGCCCTGGCCGGGCTAGCAGCCCTCTACCTAGGCTACTGCGCCTGGCTGTACCGCCGCCAGGTAAAAGCCTACCGCTCCCACCTCGCCGTCGCAAACCGCTACTCCGGTCCGGCAGGGGCCTCAACCGGCACCTTTTCCGGCCTGGCGGCCTTCTTCGGCGGCgggagaaaaggaagcaaAAAGTCCAACAAGAGCGGCAGCAACCACGGAACGGTCGTCACGGAAAAAGAGCGGTACTACCCCTCCAATCGGATGTCTACCTCCACGACGGACTCACTTTTTGCGACTTCGTCCGGCGCAGGGGGGGTGGAGCCAAGAACAAtgtttgacgacgacgacggcgccCACCACGATCTTGGGGTGCCACAGCGGCCGGGGCAGTGGTGGAGAGATCAGGAGGGTGGTCAAG
- a CDS encoding hypothetical protein (EggNog:ENOG503PNT0) encodes MDFLSKVASEALKPQKSAQQQEQQQPQQTQTSGGLLGSIVSAATQSTQPVTTNTQQQPQQTQTNGASGLLGSLVSSATQSTQTTQQQPQQPQSGADALLNKLHGVVGGGPESEKKEDALDKAIDLVQEHVFKAGPQTNESAAEQAKDKFIADTIRDGYEKATGKDFPIAAKKEEENKVTAGLGGLAGKLFK; translated from the exons ATGGACTTCCTCAGCAAGGTCGCCAGCGAGGCCCTCAAGCCCCAGAAGTctgcccagcagcaagagcagcagcaacctcagcAAACTCAGACCAGCGGTGGCCTCCTCGGCTCCATTGTCTCTGCTGCCACTCAGTCCACCCAGCCTGTTaccaccaacacccagcagcagccacaacagACCCAGACCAACGGTGCCTCTGGTCTGCTCGGCTCACTCGTCTCCAGTGCCACCCAATCCACTCAGACCACCCAGCAAcagccccagcagccacaatCCGGTGCCGatgccctcctcaacaagctccacGGCGTTGTAGGCGGCGGTCCCGAgtccgagaagaaggaggatgctCTTGACAAGG CTATCGACCTCGTCCAGGAGCACGTCTTCAAGGCCGGTCCTCAGACCAACGAGTCCGCCGCCGAGCAGGCCAAGGACAAGTTCATCGCCGACACCATCCGTGACGGCTACGAGAAGGCCACCGGCAAGGACTTCCCCATtgccgccaagaaggaggaagagaacAAGGTCACCGCTGGTCTCGGCGGCCTGGCCGGCAAGCTCTTCAAGTAA
- a CDS encoding hypothetical protein (EggNog:ENOG503P1X0), whose product MSNSNNMELVAKAMDLSTRTIDLLAVLGRLTEGTGTVALIARELGRWLGREGVEEDELRFFLAKTQALAMPNRDERVLRFFSAVTTTRRQSTVVPFGVQPFGSMGKYLASDPLQQWISSTICCLFRYHDQRYIKSFLSFFLILSAQKAGEVPPRQYKINSMPEKLRLDPVVSKVVESTWLHVGNAGLLGNDNECPRLPDEFDWACTEGHDLDEYQLAILLSKISRLSSREIIIQSKHILTNLVLWLSWHYAGRLRVVVSGRIVYDRVLGPEEGTVECRVAVFCAEEPKKCSFFERDRDEKDPRDHSIRVFESIAGSLHLLFKNDYSSFASPRGGVFVRQPLYEWPHRYPKQEKKIKNVTWVAARELLTWFLGLPVVKDHIPRFRCPSFSLELFSATKNNSHALKVGDLLGRSPSLLNMCSDQPKQHSVVFSAKDVEENDSTDPQKLWGSSDQKTEDLINDILVFFPILRDLVDDLAKLCECPYCCAERSFKRPSDESKHLRYDENCLAYMAVSEVMFYFSHGIADAFGAPDACGATSLGDNLRGDLGGWEILRNAITRRGSDTLTNTSRGTIQWSTMFDTALRVFLGVSSQDLLRGQEKNSRGPWFVADTPSIVAVQYGSLAVIAPWLDISEPLSCRRSFRFEVVQGQLALDSGEVDGQHVFRRMAGDMCVFEAPRTEDVSEFNSRLPPEVYEAGAALSLAADKSEEKWDWILVPVNEVKKMLLLRVASEEHSRMIDPSNTLRQLYRSVEIPACAHPPAGKALVPWGTSVEVHGFGELLGRWGEPNYDTDTDNISDEGETVDSCSDEDSDFVSDAENSDMDMSGDRLEPSSSISPPRKRLKLESPFLIRTSHVLDSAFKFNAAMALSSGIPLVASGQSCLECGIEHAKSIREAERARPSFSGEDEQYFIVNRVKSPAKTTPLALRGRPAVQAIESAEGLA is encoded by the coding sequence ATGTCGAATTCAAACAACATGGAGTTAGTCGCGAAGGCGATGGATCTTTCCACTCGCACTATTGATCTCCTCGCTGTACTTGGCAGACTGACCGAAGGAACAGGAACCGTGGCATTGATTGCCCGGGAGCTGGGCCGTTGGCTAGGGagagagggtgttgaggaagatgaactTCGTTTCTTTCTTGCTAAAACCCAGGCGCTGGCGATGCCCAACCGCGATGAGAGGGTTCTGAGATTCTTCAGTGCGGTTACTACGACCCGTCGGCAATCGACGGTAGTGCCCTTTGGTGTGCAGCCGTTCGGATCTATGGGAAAATACCTCGCCAGCGATCCTTTGCAGCAGTGGATCTCGTCCACCATCTGCTGCCTATTCCGGTACCACGACCAACGCTATATCAAGTCtttcctctctttctttctgaTCCTCAGCGCACAAAAGGCCGGTGAGGTGCCGCCTAGGCAATACAAGATCAACTCGATGCCGGAGAAGCTTCGATTAGACCCCGTCGTCAGTAAGGTGGTCGAATCCACGTGGCTTCACGTTGGTAACGCAGGGCTGCTCGGCAACGATAATGAATGCCCACGTCTCCCCGACGAATTTGACTGGGCTTGTACCGAGGGCCATGACCTCGACGAGTATCAGCTTGCTATCCTTCTTTCCAAGATCTCCCGGTTGTCTTCACGGGAAATTATCATTCAGAGCAAGCATATCTTGACCAACCTTGTTTTATGGTTGTCGTGGCACTATGCAGGACGCCTCCGTGTTGTTGTCAGTGGCAGGATCGTCTATGATCGTGTACTGGGTCCGGAGGAGGGAACTGTGGAATGTCGTGTGGCCGTATTTTGCGCGGAGGAACCAAAAAAGTGCTCGTTCTTCGAGAGAGATCGAGACGAGAAGGACCCTCGCGACCACAGCATCCGCGTGTTTGAGAGCATCGCAGGCAGCCTACATCTATTATTCAAAAACGACTATTCCAGCTTTGCATCCCCCCGCGGAGGAGTCTTTGTTCGCCAACCTCTTTACGAGTGGCCGCATCGTTACCCgaaacaagagaaaaaaatcaAGAACGTTACCTGGGTCGCCGCGCGAGAACTTTTGACATGGTTTTTGGGGCTGCCGGTCGTGAAAGACCACATTCCTCGCTTTAGATGCCCTTCATTCAGCCTTGAGCTATTCAGCGCCACAAAGAACAACTCTCACGCCCTGAAAGTCGGAGATTTGCTCGGCCGGAGTCCTTCGCTTCTTAACATGTGCAGCGACCAGCCGAAACAGCATTCTGTCGTCTTCTCAGCAAAAGATGTCGAAGAGAATGACTCGACTGACCCCCAAAAGTTGTGGGGTTCATCGGATCAGAAGACTGAGGATCTGATCAACGATATTCTCGTGTTTTTTCCCATCCTACGAGACCTGGTTGACGATCTTGCGAAGCTGTGTGAATGCCCATATTGTTGCGCGGAAAGGTCATTCAAACGGCCTAGTGATGAAAGCAAACATCTTCGTTACGACGAGAACTGCTTGGCATACATGGCCGTTAGTGAGGTCATGTTCTACTTTTCCCATGGCATCGCGGATGCGTTTGGGGCACCTGATGCCTGCGGAGCCACATCACTGGGAGATAATCTCCGGGGGGACCTCGGTGGCTGGGAAATTTTGAGGAATGCCATCACCCGAAGGGGTTCTGACACTCTTACCAATACGTCGCGAGGTACCATCCAGTGGTCTACTATGTTTGACACAGCGCTGCGTGTCTTTCTTGGCGTTAGCTCCCAGGACCTCCTCCGGGGGCAGGAGAAGAACTCCCGTGGCCCATGGTTTGTTGCCGATACACCGAGCATCGTTGCTGTTCAGTATGGCTCTCTTGCCGTCATCGCTCCGTGGCTGGATATCTCCGAGCCCCTGAGTTGTAGGCGGTCTTTCCGGTTCGAGGTCGTGCAGGGCCAGCTTGCGCTGGACAgcggggaggttgacggCCAGCATGTTTtcaggaggatggcgggtgACATGTGTGTTTTTGAAGCACCGAGGACTGAAGACGTGTCCGAATTTAACTCGCGGCTGCCGCCCGAGGTGTATGAAGCAGGAGCTGCGTTGTCCTTAGCGGCGGACAAATCTGAGGAGAAATGGGATTGGATTCTTGTGCCGGTGAACGAGGTCAAAAAAATGCTTCTGTTGAGGGTCGCGTCTGAGGAACACTCGCGAATGATTGACCCTAGCAATACACTCCGACAGTTGTATCGCTCGGTCGAGATTCCTGCTTGCGCTCATCCACCCGCCGGCAAAGCGCTGGTGCCTTGGGGGACTTCCGTCGAGGTACATGGCTTCGGGGAACTACTCGGACGCTGGGGAGAGCCGAATTACGACACAGACACGGACAACATCAGCGATGAGGGTGAAACGGTGGATTCCTGCTCGGACGAAGACTCCGATTTTGTTTCAGATGCTGAGAACTCGGACATGGACATGAGTGGTGATCGGCTcgagccttcttcttcaataTCACCGCCCCGGAAGCGATTGAAGCTGGAGTCGCCATTTCTCATCCGTACGTCTCACGTTTTGGATTCCGCTTTCAAATTCAATGCGGCAATGGCACTGTCGTCCGGCATTCCTCTTGTTGCTTCAGGACAAAGCTGTTTGGAATGTGGTATAGAACACGCCAAGTCAATCCGGGAGGCAGAACGAGCTCGCCCCAGCTTTAGTGGAGAGGACGAGCAATACTTTATCGTGAATAGGGTCAAGAGTCCTGCTAAAACAACTCCGTTGGCCTTACGCGGTCGTCCAGCGGTACAGGCAATTGAAAGCGCCGAGGGTCTTGCATAG